In Deltaproteobacteria bacterium HGW-Deltaproteobacteria-6, a single window of DNA contains:
- a CDS encoding 50S ribosomal protein L19 — translation MNVLEMIEKEQMRGDIPAFKTGDTVKVYVRIIEGQKQRIQAFEGVVIRKRRGNSRANFTVRKVSYGIGVERTFPMHSPVIDRVEVVTRGLVRRSRLYYLRNLRGKKARIKEAANN, via the coding sequence ATGAATGTTTTGGAAATGATTGAAAAAGAACAGATGAGAGGGGATATTCCCGCTTTTAAAACGGGTGATACCGTTAAAGTATATGTGCGCATCATCGAAGGTCAGAAACAGAGAATTCAGGCTTTTGAAGGTGTTGTGATCCGCAAACGCCGCGGCAACAGCCGGGCGAATTTCACCGTCAGAAAAGTTTCCTATGGTATTGGTGTAGAAAGAACATTTCCCATGCATTCGCCGGTTATTGACCGTGTTGAAGTCGTGACCAGGGGCTTGGTGCGCCGTTCACGTCTGTATTATTTGAGAAACCTCAGAGGCAAAAAAGCAAGAATCAAGGAAGCGGCCAACAACTAA
- a CDS encoding ribonuclease HII — protein sequence MNTFEKLAYDEGYRCIAGVDEAGRGPLAGPVVAAAVIFPPHYQNSEINDSKKLTSRKRDELYKVILSEAVGVGVGVAEADVIDRINILQASLQAMYEAVLELSVSPDFLLVDGLYTIAVNAPQKALVKGDSLSMSIAAASIIAKVSRDRIMEIYHRQFPQYNFLQNKGYGTAEHRKILREIGMCKIHRRSFHLKNEDIHQTILDWS from the coding sequence ATGAATACATTCGAAAAGCTTGCTTATGATGAAGGCTACCGATGCATCGCGGGCGTTGACGAAGCAGGTCGAGGACCGCTGGCCGGACCTGTTGTCGCCGCGGCAGTCATCTTTCCTCCCCATTATCAAAACTCCGAAATTAATGATTCTAAAAAACTAACCTCCCGCAAAAGGGATGAACTCTACAAGGTCATCCTGAGTGAGGCCGTCGGCGTCGGGGTGGGGGTCGCTGAAGCCGATGTGATAGACCGGATCAATATTCTCCAGGCGTCGCTTCAGGCGATGTATGAAGCGGTTCTCGAGCTTTCGGTTTCTCCCGATTTTCTCCTGGTCGACGGTTTATACACCATTGCAGTCAACGCGCCGCAGAAGGCGCTGGTGAAAGGTGATTCGCTGAGCATGTCCATTGCCGCGGCGTCCATCATTGCAAAGGTGTCGCGGGACAGAATTATGGAGATCTATCACCGCCAGTTTCCTCAATACAATTTTCTGCAAAACAAGGGATACGGCACCGCCGAGCATCGAAAAATTCTTCGAGAAATCGGTATGTGTAAAATCCATCGCCGGTCGTTTCATCTTAAAAATGAAGATATTCATCAAACCATCCTGGACTGGTCCTGA
- a CDS encoding YraN family protein — protein sequence MNEEKDRGKIATGKKGENLAADFLKKSGYKIVEVNYRCPIGEIDIVARDQKEMVFVEVKARKSSALGYPEEAVGIKKQKKMSQLARWYLQEKKINDTDARFDVVAILMLPSGNDIRLIRNAFDFISF from the coding sequence ATGAACGAAGAAAAAGACAGAGGGAAAATAGCCACAGGAAAAAAGGGAGAAAACCTTGCCGCTGATTTTTTGAAAAAAAGCGGCTATAAGATCGTTGAAGTCAATTATCGTTGCCCGATCGGTGAAATCGATATTGTGGCCCGGGATCAGAAAGAGATGGTTTTTGTGGAAGTCAAAGCCAGAAAATCCAGTGCGCTGGGTTATCCCGAGGAGGCGGTGGGTATCAAAAAACAGAAAAAAATGTCACAACTGGCCCGTTGGTATCTTCAGGAAAAAAAAATAAACGACACCGATGCCCGTTTTGATGTAGTGGCCATCCTGATGCTGCCTTCCGGCAACGACATTCGTCTGATCAGGAACGCTTTCGATTTTATCTCATTTTAA
- a CDS encoding nucleotide sugar dehydrogenase, producing MKFKKKILCIGAGYVGAPSMAMIACKCPDYKITVVDINHQRIDAWNSSQLPVYEPGLDEIVRKTRGKNLFFTKDIEHQIKENDIIFVSVNTPTKTFGTGAGMAADLQYWEKTARLILENSQSSKIVIEKSTLPVKTALAMERILASGKGKITFEVLSNPEFMAEGTAIGDLENPDRVLIGSRETRTGLKARAELVEIYARWISPERIITSNIWSSELSKLVANAFLAQRVSSINSISALCEKADADISEVARAVGMDSRIGGKFLKAGIGFGGSCFKKDILNLVYLCSYYGLPEVAAYWESVVKINEYQQERFIQTILNAMFNTLAGKKICILGFAFKADTGDTRESPAINIACKLLAEHAEVVISDPKALTNAAIDMAQVDGKISYIEDPYRAAAGCHALAIMTDWDLYRKLDYRKIYKSMIKPAFIFDGRNIIDQQKCFEIGFNVFPIGKPALSRL from the coding sequence ATGAAATTCAAAAAGAAAATTCTTTGTATCGGGGCAGGTTATGTCGGCGCTCCTTCGATGGCCATGATTGCCTGCAAATGTCCTGACTACAAAATCACTGTCGTAGATATTAACCATCAGCGAATCGACGCCTGGAATTCCAGTCAGCTTCCCGTCTATGAACCGGGACTCGATGAAATCGTCCGGAAAACACGCGGCAAAAATTTATTTTTTACAAAAGACATCGAACATCAGATTAAAGAAAATGATATTATCTTTGTCAGCGTTAATACACCGACTAAAACGTTCGGAACGGGCGCAGGCATGGCCGCCGACCTGCAATACTGGGAAAAAACGGCCAGACTGATTCTGGAAAATTCCCAATCTTCAAAAATCGTCATTGAGAAAAGCACCCTGCCGGTAAAAACAGCCCTGGCCATGGAGCGGATACTGGCATCCGGGAAAGGTAAGATCACCTTCGAGGTGCTTTCCAATCCTGAATTCATGGCGGAAGGAACAGCCATTGGCGACCTGGAAAATCCCGACCGCGTCCTGATCGGGTCCCGGGAAACCAGAACAGGACTCAAAGCCCGCGCGGAACTGGTGGAAATATACGCGCGCTGGATTTCCCCGGAAAGAATTATCACATCCAATATCTGGAGTTCGGAATTATCCAAACTGGTTGCCAACGCTTTTCTGGCGCAGCGAGTCTCATCAATCAATTCCATATCCGCTCTCTGCGAGAAAGCGGATGCCGACATATCCGAAGTCGCGAGAGCTGTCGGCATGGACAGCCGCATTGGCGGTAAGTTTCTCAAAGCCGGCATCGGTTTTGGCGGTTCCTGCTTCAAAAAAGACATTTTAAATCTTGTCTATCTCTGCAGTTATTACGGTCTGCCGGAAGTTGCCGCTTATTGGGAAAGCGTCGTCAAGATCAATGAATATCAGCAGGAACGGTTTATTCAGACTATCCTGAATGCCATGTTTAACACGCTGGCCGGAAAGAAAATCTGTATATTGGGTTTTGCCTTCAAGGCGGATACCGGGGACACGCGTGAAAGCCCGGCGATCAATATTGCATGCAAGCTGCTGGCGGAACATGCCGAAGTGGTTATTTCCGATCCCAAAGCGCTCACCAATGCCGCCATTGACATGGCACAGGTTGACGGGAAAATCAGCTATATTGAAGATCCCTACCGCGCAGCCGCGGGCTGTCATGCACTGGCCATCATGACCGATTGGGATCTATATCGCAAACTGGATTACCGTAAAATATACAAATCGATGATCAAACCGGCGTTTATCTTTGACGGCCGCAATATCATCGATCAGCAAAAGTGTTTTGAAATAGGTTTTAATGTGTTTCCTATCGGGAAGCCGGCCTTGAGCCGTCTTTAA
- a CDS encoding NAD-dependent dehydratase — translation MKRILITGGAGFLGSHLCERLLKEGNDIVCLDNFFTGSKNNIIQLMGHPHFELIRHDIINPIYLEVDEIYNLACPASPVHYQFNPIKTIKTNVMGAINVLGIAKRTKAKILQASTSEVYGDPDVHPQTESYWGRVNPIGIRSCYDEGKRAAECLMMDYRRQNAVNTKIVRIFNTYGPRMAVNDGRVVSNFIIQALQGKDITIYGNGNHTRSFCYCDDLIDGLIRMMNSADDFYGPVNIGNPGEFTILQLARTIIDLTGSSSKIDFQPLPADDPAQRRPDIALAETKLGWQPKIALTQGLATTIQYFRDILKSS, via the coding sequence ATGAAACGAATATTAATTACCGGCGGCGCGGGATTTTTAGGTTCCCATCTTTGTGAACGGCTTTTAAAAGAAGGAAACGACATCGTCTGTCTGGATAATTTTTTTACCGGCAGTAAGAATAATATCATCCAACTGATGGGTCATCCGCACTTCGAACTGATTCGCCACGATATCATCAATCCCATTTACCTGGAAGTGGACGAAATTTACAATCTGGCCTGTCCGGCCTCACCCGTCCATTATCAGTTCAATCCCATCAAAACCATCAAGACCAATGTCATGGGCGCAATCAATGTCCTGGGCATTGCCAAAAGAACCAAAGCGAAAATCCTTCAGGCATCAACGTCGGAAGTGTATGGTGATCCGGATGTCCATCCTCAAACGGAATCCTATTGGGGACGCGTCAATCCCATCGGGATCCGCAGCTGTTACGACGAAGGCAAAAGAGCCGCTGAATGCCTGATGATGGACTACCGCCGGCAAAATGCCGTCAACACCAAAATCGTCCGCATCTTCAATACCTATGGGCCGCGCATGGCCGTTAATGACGGACGCGTCGTCAGCAATTTTATTATTCAGGCGCTCCAAGGCAAAGATATCACCATTTACGGAAACGGAAATCATACCCGTTCATTCTGTTATTGCGATGATTTGATTGACGGGTTAATCAGGATGATGAACTCCGCCGATGATTTTTATGGACCGGTTAATATCGGCAACCCCGGTGAATTCACCATCCTGCAATTAGCCCGGACGATCATCGATTTAACGGGCAGCAGCTCAAAAATCGATTTTCAACCACTCCCCGCGGATGACCCGGCCCAGCGCAGGCCCGATATTGCGCTTGCGGAAACCAAATTGGGCTGGCAACCGAAGATCGCGCTCACGCAGGGTTTGGCCACGACCATTCAATATTTTCGCGACATCTTAAAATCTTCTTAA
- the rsmI gene encoding 16S rRNA (cytidine(1402)-2'-O)-methyltransferase: protein MNKSAGEKQGTLYMVATPIGNLEDITLRALRILKEVDLIAAEDTRHSRILLSAYNIKTPLISLHEHNEKERSALVVSRIEQGMSVAYISDAGTPCISDPGHHLVNLALTSKISVVPVPGSSALITALSVCGFPADQFSFYGFLPPKENKRRRFLEAIGDEEKTVIFYESPARIMETLKDVYDILGDRSIVVARELTKVFEEIKRGRISDILLQAPLGKAKGEFTVILQGVSRMPVSLTDDQIRESLLLLWEESPMSLRDAVAEVVRQTGLSRKKIYDIAVKIRPSTHRD, encoded by the coding sequence ATGAACAAAAGCGCAGGTGAAAAGCAGGGGACCCTTTACATGGTGGCTACTCCAATCGGCAACCTGGAGGATATTACCCTGCGGGCGCTTCGCATATTAAAAGAAGTCGACCTGATCGCCGCGGAAGACACGCGTCATTCCAGAATTCTGCTTTCCGCCTATAACATCAAGACGCCTCTGATCAGCCTGCATGAGCATAATGAGAAGGAAAGAAGCGCACTCGTTGTTTCCAGAATAGAACAGGGGATGAGTGTCGCTTATATTTCTGATGCCGGCACGCCGTGTATTTCCGATCCGGGACACCATCTGGTTAATTTGGCGCTCACCAGCAAAATCAGCGTGGTTCCGGTTCCGGGATCTTCCGCTTTAATTACGGCCTTGTCCGTCTGCGGTTTTCCCGCAGATCAGTTTTCGTTTTACGGATTTTTGCCGCCTAAAGAAAATAAGCGCCGCCGGTTCTTGGAGGCTATCGGGGACGAAGAGAAAACGGTTATATTCTATGAATCCCCAGCCAGAATCATGGAGACGCTGAAAGATGTTTACGACATATTGGGCGACAGGTCAATCGTTGTGGCACGCGAATTGACCAAGGTGTTTGAAGAGATTAAGCGGGGGCGGATTTCAGATATCTTATTACAGGCGCCCCTTGGCAAGGCAAAAGGAGAATTTACAGTCATTCTGCAGGGAGTTTCCCGGATGCCTGTTTCGCTTACGGATGATCAAATTCGGGAAAGTCTCCTGCTGCTATGGGAGGAAAGCCCCATGTCGTTACGTGATGCCGTTGCGGAAGTCGTGCGGCAAACCGGATTATCCAGGAAAAAAATTTACGATATAGCTGTCAAAATTCGCCCGTCCACCCATCGGGATTGA
- a CDS encoding CDP-diacylglycerol--glycerol-3-phosphate 3-phosphatidyltransferase codes for MNIPNFLSLLRIILVPVFVIFLIQMEYDKALVTFVVAGLTDALDGTLARLLNCQTTLGAYLDPIADKFLLVTSFVTLAIFGLIPGWLAVIVISRDFIILLGIAILALMSVSYEIKPAVVGKITTALQVATIFLALLYKSVTHDFAYYWITALCWTTALFTVISGLVYIMRGIRILNKSEVEEVKK; via the coding sequence ATGAATATACCAAATTTTTTATCATTACTGCGGATTATCCTGGTTCCTGTATTTGTCATTTTTCTGATTCAGATGGAATATGATAAGGCACTGGTAACTTTTGTGGTGGCGGGACTTACCGACGCTCTGGACGGGACACTGGCCCGTTTGCTGAACTGTCAGACAACCTTGGGCGCATATCTTGATCCTATCGCGGATAAATTTCTGCTGGTCACCAGTTTTGTGACGCTGGCAATCTTCGGTCTTATCCCGGGATGGCTGGCCGTTATTGTCATCAGCCGTGATTTTATTATTCTATTGGGCATAGCTATTTTGGCTTTAATGTCAGTTTCTTACGAGATAAAACCGGCTGTTGTCGGTAAAATTACAACAGCTTTGCAGGTGGCTACCATTTTCCTCGCTTTGCTTTACAAATCGGTTACCCATGACTTCGCGTATTACTGGATTACCGCCCTTTGCTGGACTACGGCTTTATTTACCGTTATTTCCGGTTTGGTTTACATTATGCGCGGGATCCGGATATTGAATAAATCCGAAGTCGAAGAGGTTAAAAAATAA